The genomic segment TCGGGGTAACGAGAATTGGGCAGCGCGATTTCTGCGCTCAGAACGCGGTTCACGTCAACGCCGGGATTGACGCGTTGCAATTGCAAAAAGCTGTTGAGCAGCAATCCGGCTCCAGTCAGCAGCAACATCGCAATGGCCACTTCGCCGACAACCAGCGCGTTTCTCAGCCAATGCCGACCACGAACCGCCGCCACGCCACTTTCCTTCAAGCTTTGTTGCAAATCCGGCTTGGAGGCTTGGAGTGCAGGCGCAATGCCGAAGATCAACCCGGTCAGAAAGGAAATCCCGACGGTGAACCACAACACCCGGCTGTCCAGGTTGATTTCTGACAATCTGGGCAAATTGTCCGGGCTGAGCGCGAGCAAACCCTTGATGCCCCACCAGGCCAGGGCCAATCCGCAAATGCCGCCCAACCCGCTGAGTAACAAACTTTCCGTCAGCAACTGCCGAATCAATCGGCTTCGGCTGGCGCCGATTGCAGCGCGGACGGCCAGTTCCTTTTGCCGAACTGTCGCGCGCATCAGCAACAAATGGGCGACGTTTGCGCAAGCCATCAGCAGCACCAGTCCAACGGCGGCAAACAACACCAACAGCGCGCGACGGCTTTTGCCGACAATTTGTTCCTGCAACGGGACGACTGTGATGCGCCATCCTCCGTCGGCGTTATTCGGCCCGCGATAATCCTGATATTGCTGTTCAAACCGTTGGCCGAGCGCGGTCAATTCCGTGCGCGCCTGTTCCAGCGTGGCGTTCGGTTTCAACAACCCGATCACATTTAGAAAATACGGTCGCTGTCGTTCGGTGATTTGGTCCGTCGTGAACGCCAGCGGAATCCAGAACTCCGCCGGTTCGGTGAAGTTGAAACTGGCGTGGGGAAACTCGAATCCGGCGGGCATCACGCCAATGACAGTGTAGTTTTGATCGTTCAGCCGGACGCTGCTGTTGATGACATTTGCCGCTCCGCCCAATCGTAGCTGCCAGAATCCGTGGCTGAGAACGATGACCTTATCTCGCCCGACCTGATTTTCCTCCGGCGCAATCAACCGGCCTTGCGCTGCAGCCACGCCGAGCATCGAAAACAGATTTGCCGTCACGCTGGCTCCGGCGATGCGTTCCGGCTGTTGTCCGCCCGTCAAGTTGAAATCCGCCGTGTTGAATGCAGCCACCAGTTCAAAGCTTTGCGTTTGATCGCGGTAATCCACATATTCGGCCGCTTTGGCGCGCATCTGTTCGATGTTCAGCCTCAGGAAATTGCCCCACAGCAGCACCATTCGATCTGAATTTTGATAGGGGAGCGGGCGCAGCAGCACGGCATTGACGACGCTGAACACAGCCGTGTTGGCTCCGATGCCCAACGCCAGCGCGATAACCGCTGCCAGGGTGAACATTCTTTGGCGCAGCAACATACGAATTGCGAACCGCAAGTCTTGGATCATGTTGATCTCCGGTTAAAAGGGATTTGACAGCGTCGTTTAGACTGTTGCGCGCCGGAAAATGTTCCCGCATAAATTTATTCATGCCGCAATGCTTTCAACGGATCCACTTTGGTGGCGCGGCGCGCTGGAATCCAGCATGCCAGCAAAGCAATGACCGTCAATAACAGAGCAACTGCCGTAAAGGTAATGGGATCATTTGGACTGACGCCGAACAAAAAGCTTTTCATCAATCGCGTCAATCCATACGAAGCCGCGGCTCCCAACGCAACTCCGGCCAAGGCCAACGCCAAACCGTATCGCAAAATCAGTTTGATGATGTCGGCGCTGCTGGCTCCGAGCGCAATGCGAATGCCGAGTTCGTTCGTGCGCTGAGCGACGGAGTAAGACACCACGCCGTAAATTCCTACGCTGGCCAGCAACAAACCCAGCCCGGCAAACAACCCGACCAGCAGCATGTTGAATCGTTCTTGTGCGATAGATTTCGCCGCGATTTCATCCATCGTGGCGATTTGCGACAGCGCCATTGTCGCGTCAATCCCGGCAATTTCCCGCTTGATAGATTCGACGAAACTGCGCGGCGGAGCCATTGTGCGAACGGTGAAATATGCTGGCGTGAAAGTGCGAATAACGGCCATCAGTTTGTCCGGGAATTGCGGGATTGGCGCAAATACCGTTGGCAATGCCGGTTTGTCCAGCCCCATTTGCTTCACGTCCGCCACGACGCCAACGACCTGGCGAGGTTGATCGTTTGTGCGATTGCCAATGGTGAATTGGCGCGCGTAAGGGTTTTGCCCTTCGTAAAATTTGCGGACAAATGCTTCGTTGACAATGGCGACTGGCTGCGAAGCTTCGTTGTCGGCGTCGGTAAACGCGCGACCTTGCGTCAATGGAATTTTCATGACGCGAAAATAATCGGGCGAAACCATGCGGACCTGCACGCTTTGAAATTGATCCGGTTTGTCGGTGAACAGAACCGGCATGTTGAATTGCCAATCGAGCGGCAGTTTGTTGATCACCGCCGCCGATTCGACGCCGGGCAGATGACGAACGCGTTCCAGAGCTTCACGGTAAAACGCCGCGGATTTTTGCGTCGTATCGTACCGAGGGCCGTCCAGCACGGTTTGAAACGTCAGCACATTGTGCGGATCAAAGCCCGGTTCCACGCCCATCAGGTTGGCAAAGGTGCGCGCCAGCAAACCCGCGCCAACCAACAACACCAGCGAAAGCGCGACTTCTGTGACAACCAAAACCCCGCGCAAACGGTTGCGCGGAGCGCTGCCCTTGTTGCCGCCTTCTTTCAGCGTGGAATTCACGTCCACTTTTCGCGCTTGCCACGCCGGAGCCAGCCCGAACAGCAAGCCCGTGACCGTCGCTGCGCCAAAGGCGAACAGCAACACACGCCAATCCATCGTGATTTCGACAAATTCGCCCGGAAGCAATCCATCAGGCATCACCGCCACCAACAGGTTGGTTCCCCAAACTGCAAGCAACGCGCCCACCGCGCCGCCGATCAAAGCCAGCAGTAAGCCTTCGACCACCAGTTGGCGAACGATTCGTCCGTTGCCAGCGCCCAGCGCCATCCGTACGGCGATTTCGCGCTGCCGGGCCGAGGCGCGCACCAGTTGCAAATTGGCGACGTTGGCGCAGGCGATCAGCAGCAACAACCCAACCGCAGCCATCAACATCCACAAATACTGTTTCAGCGGAGCCGAAAACATTTCCTGATAGGGTCGCGAAGCGATGCTTTCGCCATCGCGCATTTCGCGCGGATGACTGGCGCGAAAGTTTTCCGCAATCAACTGCAATTCGGCCTGGGCTTGTTCAATGGTGACGCCGGGTTTCAATCTGCCGACGACTTCGGCGTTCGGGTCAACGTTTGATCCGATTTGAGCCTGCATCGGCACGAACAGGTCAACGCCGGAACCGAATCGAAAATCCGGCGGCATAATTCCGATCACAGTGACAGGGTTGTCGTTGAACGAAACCGTCTGGCCGATTAAATCCCGTCGCCCACCGAATCGCCGCTGCCACAACCCATCGCTCAAAATGGCCACGCGTTCGCCACCCGGTGTGTCTTCGGCTTTGGTAAAGGTTCGCCCCAAAACCGGTGAAACGCCGAACACGCGGAAGAATTCTTCCGACACGCGCAAACCGTGCACGTATTCGGCTTCGTTGCCGCCGGACAAATTTCCGCGTGCCCCGCCAAAGCCTGAATAACAGGCCATCGCTTCAAACGACTGGCTTTGCTCATGCCAGAACATGAATTTGGGTTCGCCCGTGCCCGCAGGCCCGTTGCCGCGAAACGATTGGCCGATGAAGATCAACCGCTCGGCTTCGGGGAAGGGCAGTGAACGAAACAGCACCGCATTGACGACGCTAAAAATTGCCGTGTTCGCGCCAATGCCCAGCGCCAGCGTCAGCAGCGCAACCAGAGTAAAGCCGCGCTGTTTCACCAGCATGCGTATGCCGTAGCGAATATCCTGGATCAAAGTTGTCATGAGTCTTTCTCCTGTTGAGGTTCGTTTTGCGGGCAAGTTGTCGGAAGGCGCTGGTCGTTCGACGCGGCTCAATTCGCATTCCAGCAGTTGCCAATCATAATTCTGTATGACGCGCGTCTG from the Acidobacteriota bacterium genome contains:
- a CDS encoding ABC transporter permease, whose protein sequence is MIQDLRFAIRMLLRQRMFTLAAVIALALGIGANTAVFSVVNAVLLRPLPYQNSDRMVLLWGNFLRLNIEQMRAKAAEYVDYRDQTQSFELVAAFNTADFNLTGGQQPERIAGASVTANLFSMLGVAAAQGRLIAPEENQVGRDKVIVLSHGFWQLRLGGAANVINSSVRLNDQNYTVIGVMPAGFEFPHASFNFTEPAEFWIPLAFTTDQITERQRPYFLNVIGLLKPNATLEQARTELTALGQRFEQQYQDYRGPNNADGGWRITVVPLQEQIVGKSRRALLVLFAAVGLVLLMACANVAHLLLMRATVRQKELAVRAAIGASRSRLIRQLLTESLLLSGLGGICGLALAWWGIKGLLALSPDNLPRLSEINLDSRVLWFTVGISFLTGLIFGIAPALQASKPDLQQSLKESGVAAVRGRHWLRNALVVGEVAIAMLLLTGAGLLLNSFLQLQRVNPGVDVNRVLSAEIALPNSRYPEPAKAAAFYQELIRKVESLPSVESASLSTIQPLSQTAVNDPFSIEGRPMDFNHPSVAGWQLIAPNYFRSLGIGLVAGRDFTEHDTSEVPRVAIINEALAKRYFPNEDPIGKRITLGIPRPENPWKTIVGVVKPIPHKGLESNAEPDWYLPYLQQPRRDAYLLVRASANPSSLAAAVRDQVLAIDKDQPVASIKPLTEVVMATTAPRRFNTLLLGIFAAFALILAAVGIYSVISYSVMQRTQEIGIRMALGASAGDVTRLIVKQGMIPALIGIAAGVAGAITAAQAMTSLLYSIKATDPLTFVAVAFALTAVALLACYLPARRAAKVDPMKALRHE
- a CDS encoding ABC transporter permease encodes the protein MPNWNHIVRQRLAVLRLAPKREIEIVEELALHLEALYEDALTDGLSEAQAQTRVIQNYDWQLLECELSRVERPAPSDNLPAKRTSTGERLMTTLIQDIRYGIRMLVKQRGFTLVALLTLALGIGANTAIFSVVNAVLFRSLPFPEAERLIFIGQSFRGNGPAGTGEPKFMFWHEQSQSFEAMACYSGFGGARGNLSGGNEAEYVHGLRVSEEFFRVFGVSPVLGRTFTKAEDTPGGERVAILSDGLWQRRFGGRRDLIGQTVSFNDNPVTVIGIMPPDFRFGSGVDLFVPMQAQIGSNVDPNAEVVGRLKPGVTIEQAQAELQLIAENFRASHPREMRDGESIASRPYQEMFSAPLKQYLWMLMAAVGLLLLIACANVANLQLVRASARQREIAVRMALGAGNGRIVRQLVVEGLLLALIGGAVGALLAVWGTNLLVAVMPDGLLPGEFVEITMDWRVLLFAFGAATVTGLLFGLAPAWQARKVDVNSTLKEGGNKGSAPRNRLRGVLVVTEVALSLVLLVGAGLLARTFANLMGVEPGFDPHNVLTFQTVLDGPRYDTTQKSAAFYREALERVRHLPGVESAAVINKLPLDWQFNMPVLFTDKPDQFQSVQVRMVSPDYFRVMKIPLTQGRAFTDADNEASQPVAIVNEAFVRKFYEGQNPYARQFTIGNRTNDQPRQVVGVVADVKQMGLDKPALPTVFAPIPQFPDKLMAVIRTFTPAYFTVRTMAPPRSFVESIKREIAGIDATMALSQIATMDEIAAKSIAQERFNMLLVGLFAGLGLLLASVGIYGVVSYSVAQRTNELGIRIALGASSADIIKLILRYGLALALAGVALGAAASYGLTRLMKSFLFGVSPNDPITFTAVALLLTVIALLACWIPARRATKVDPLKALRHE